One stretch of Tenrec ecaudatus isolate mTenEca1 chromosome 18, mTenEca1.hap1, whole genome shotgun sequence DNA includes these proteins:
- the LOC142431453 gene encoding disintegrin and metalloproteinase domain-containing protein 21-like, producing the protein MGVTEGQVTLRGSLSVLGLCVLLAPVQGLTGRPSWRYISSEVVVPRKQMPPGKGVQVLDWLSYSLSIGGQRHVIHMRRKKVFGPRHVPVMSQDDQGASQMDFPYLSHDCYYLGFLEEIPYSMVTINTCYGGLEGIMKLDDLAFEIKPLKDSLMFEHVISEIVADANAIGPMYRLGYKDPPLSKENVSPALRISSKIYASHTGLIEGLPSSSHEMYTLFSNVTHCVKYLISIAALVDSMFRNLDIRYQTVGVIVYTTRDPTSMTDYQHPGGAYSIYYQNRIYPSMRVASNFIVTKNGPHELQFKARLYSICTSSGMTMIGHLGRHYYLLSVVVAFQTGRSIGFYVDFPQCYCQRRTTCIMFRYPLITDVFSNCTIVHLQNVILQSTSCLYTRASYNESLMERRCGNYIVEEVEECDCGSYKECYSDMCCRTDCRLTPGSVCHKGGCCTNCTYSPVGTLCRPIQNICDLPEYCTGVDYSCLEDVYLQDGTPCTEEGYCFHGNCTDRSLHCKEIFGEGAMDADDICYNINKKGNRFGHCRRSISEVIHKPCNDEDVRCGKLQCTNVTRLPLLQDHVSFHHSLISGAHCFGLDEHRSTEATDVGHVRPGTPCGAGKFCTPGSYCNGTLTELNYDCHPQKCSYRGMCNNHRNCHCRVGWEPPRCVKQGAGGSEDSGPPPHRFRIITPSDQPILYVRLIFGRIYAFIGAFLLGIAPNL; encoded by the coding sequence ATGGGGGTGACAGAAGGCCAGGTCACCCTCAGGGGATCCCTCTCCGTGCTTGGGCTCTGTGTGCTCCTGGCTCCAGTCCAGGGCTTGACAGGCCGTCCTTCCTGGCGCTACATCTCCTCTGAGGTGGTGGTTCCCAGGAAGCAGATGCCTCCAGGCAAAGGTGTGCAGGTGCTAGACTGGCTCTCCTACAGCCTGAGCATTGGGGGCCAGAGGCACGTGATCCACATGAGGCGCAAGAAAGTGTTTGGACCCAGACACGTGCCGGTGATGTCCCAGGACGACCAGGGAGCCTCGCAGATGGACTTCCCCTACCTCTCTCATGACTGCTACTAcctgggcttcctggaggagatcCCTTACTCCATGGTCACCATCAACACGTGCTACGGGGGCCTGGAAGGTATAATGAAGTTAGATGATCTTGCCTTTGAGATCAAACCCCTGAAGGATTCCCTCATGTTTGAACACGTGATTTCTGAGATAGTGGCAGATGCCAATGCCATAGGGCCAATGTACAGACTCGGATACAAGGACCCCCCACTGTCGAAAGAAAACGTCAGTCCAGCCTTGAGGATCTCAAGCAAGATTTATGCCTCTCATACAGGTCTGATAGAAGGTCTTCCTTCAAGTTCTCATGAAATGTACACACTATTTAGCAATGTAACACATTGTGTCAAATATCTGATAAGTATTGCTGCCTTGGTGGACTCAATGTTCAGAAATTTGGATATAAGATATCAAACTGTTGGTGTGATTGTATATACTACAAGGGACCCAACAAGTATGACAGATTATCAACATCCCGGGGGTGCATATTCTATTTATTACCAAAACAGGATTTATCCAAGTATGAGGGTTGCTTCTAACTTTATAGTGACTAAAAATGGACCTCATGAACTTCAATTCAAGGCACGTTTATATAGCATTTGCACGAGTTCAGGCATGACCATGATTGGTCACCTGGGAAGACATTATTATTTGCTATCTGTGGTTGTAGCCTTTCAAACAGGTAGGTCAATTGGTTTTTATGTTGATTTTCCTCAGTGTTATTGCCAAAGAAGGACTACTTGCATCATGTTCAGGTATCCTCTGATAACAGATGTGTTCAGTAACTGTACCATTGTGCACCTGCAGAATGTAATTCTACAGAGTACCTCTTGTTTGTATACTCGTGCCTCATACAATGAAAGTCTCATGGAGCGTCGCTGTGGAAACTATATAGTGGAGGAGGTAGAGGAATGTGATTGTGGCTCTTATAAGGAGTGTTACAGTGATATGTGTTGTAGAACTGATTGTAGGCTGACCCCTGGAAGTGTCTGTCACAAAGGAGGATGCTGCACAAACTGTACCTACAGCCCCGTGGGCACACTCTGCAGACCTATCCAAAATATATGTGACCTTCCAGAGTACTGCACTGGGGTGGACTATAGCTGCCTCGAAGATGTTTATCTGCAAGATGGAACCCCATGCACTGAAGAGGGTTACTGCTTTCATGGGAATTGTACTGACCGCTCCCTGCACTGCAAAGAAATCTTTGGTGAAGGTGCTATGGATGCAGATGATATTTGCTATAATATCAACAAGAAAGGCAACCGATTTGGACACTGTAGGAGAAGTATTTCTGAAGTAATTCACAAACCATGTAACGATGAAGATGTTAGGTGTGGAAAACTGCAGTGTACCAATGTGACTCGTCTTCCGCTGTTGCAGGATCATGTCTCATTTCATCACTCTTTGATCTCAGGTGCTCATTGTTTTGGATTGGACGAACACCGTTCGACAGAAGCAACTGACGTTGGACACGTGAGGCCTGGTACCCCCTGTGGTGCTGGCAAGTTCTGTACACCTGGTAGCTACTGCAATGGTACTTTAACTGAACTGAATTATGACTGTCACCCTCAGAAGTGCAGTTATAGGGGAATGTGCAACAATCATAGAAACTGTCACTGCCGTGTAGGCTGGGAGCCTCCGCGATGCGTAAAGCAAGGTGCAGGTGGAAGTGAAGACAGTGGGCCCCCTCCACACAGATTCAGGATAATCACACCAAGTGACCAGCCAATCCTTTATGTGAGATTGATCTTTGGTCGTATTTATGCCTTCATAGGTGCATTCCTCTTGGGAATTGCCCCAAATTTATGA
- the LOC142432547 gene encoding disintegrin and metalloproteinase domain-containing protein 21-like yields MGLAEGQVTLRGSLSVLGLCVLLAPVQGLTGRPSWRYISSEVVVPRKQMPPGKGMQVLGWLSYSLNFGGQRHVIHMRRKKVFGPRHVPVMSQDDQGASQMDFPYLPHDCYYLGFLEEIPYSMVTINTCYGGLEGIMKLDDLAYEIKPLKDSLMFEHVISEIVADANAIGPMYRLGYKDPPLSKENVSAALRISSKIYASHAGVIESLPSSSQAVYALYNNVTQCVMYLIDIASVVDSMYRHLDIKFRTVGLLIYNGREPASMTDYRHPGGAYSNYFRNNIYQRMKVASSFIVTKDGPHELQYNPTVRGLCSAASLIMIGHLGRHYLLLSVVVAFQMGRSVGFDVDTPPCYCQRRTTCIMFRYPLITDVFSNCTIVHLQQSVLIKDSCMYNLPRASFNETLIEHRCGNSRVEGQEQCDCGSFKECYGSKCCNTDCRLNHGSVCHEGGCCTNCTYSPVGTLCRPIQNICDLPEYCTGVDYSCLEDVYLQDGTPCTEEGYCFHGNCTDRSLHCKEIFGEDAVNAEELCYNVNTKGNRFGHCRREISSPTHQACNLQDVKCGKLQCSNVTRLPLLQDHVSFHHSLISGVHCFGLDEHRSTETTDIGHVRPGTPCGAGKFCTPGSYCNGTLTKLNYDCYPQKCSYRGMCNNKGNCHCHVGWEPPLCLREGVGGSENSGPPPRKFRTVTLSDQPILYLRLIFGRIYAFLFALLFGLATNVKAIRKPQTN; encoded by the coding sequence ATGGGGCTGGCAGAAGGTCAGGTCACCCTCAGGGGATCCCTCTCCGTGCTTGGGCTCTGTGTGCTCCTGGCTCCAGTCCAGGGCTTGACAGGCCGTCCTTCCTGGCGCTACATCTCCTCTGAGGTGGTGGTTCCCAGGAAGCAGATGCCTCCAGGCAAAGGTATGCAGGTGCTAGGCTGGCTCTCCTACAGCCTGAACTTCGGGGGCCAGAGGCACGTGATCCACATGAGACGCAAGAAAGTGTTTGGACCCAGACACGTGCCGGTGATGTCCCAGGACGACCAGGGAGCCTCGCAGATGGacttcccctacctccctcatgaCTGCTACTAcctgggcttcctggaggagatcCCTTACTCCATGGTCACCATCAACACGTGCTACGGGGGCCTGGAAGGTATAATGAAGTTAGATGATCTTGCCTATGAGATCAAACCCCTGAAGGATTCCCTCATGTTTGAACACGTGATTTCTGAGATAGTGGCAGATGCCAATGCCATAGGGCCAATGTACAGACTCGGATACAAGGACCCCCCACTGTCGAAAGAAAACGTCAGTGCAGCCTTGAGGATCTCAAGCAAGATTTATGCCTCTCATGCAGGTGTGATAGAAAGTCTTCCTTCAAGTTCTCAGGCTGTATATGCATTATATAACAATGTAACACAGTGTGTCATGTATTTGATAGATATTGCTTCCGTGGTGGACTCAATGTATAGGCATTTGGATATAAAATTTCGAACTGTTGGTTTACTTATATATAATGGAAGGGAACCAGCCAGTATGACAGATTATCGACATCCTGGGGGCGCATATTCTAACTATTTCAGAAACAATATTTATCAAAGGATGAAGGTTGCATCTAGCTTTATAGTGACTAAAGATGGACCTCATGAACTTCAATATAATCCAACCGTGCGTGGTTTATGCAGTGCTGCTTCCCTTATCATGATTGGTCACCTGGGAAGACATTATCTTTTGCTGTCTGTGGTTGTAGCTTTTCAAATGGGTAGGTCTGTTGGTTTTGATGTTGATACCCCACCATGTTATTGCCAGAGAAGGACTACTTGCATCATGTTCAGGTATCCTCTGATAACAGATGTGTTCAGTAACTGTACCATTGTACACCTGCAGCAATCAGTTTTGATAAAAGATTCTTGCATGTATAATCTTCCTCGTGCCTCCTTCAATGAAACCCTAATAGAGCATCGTTGTGGAAAcagtagagtggaggggcaggagcAATGTGATTGTGGCTCCTTTAAAGAGTGTTACGGTAGCAAATGTTGTAACACTGATTGTAGGCTGAACCATGGAAGTGTCTGTCACGAAGGAGGATGCTGCACAAACTGTACCTACAGCCCCGTGGGCACACTCTGCAGACCTATCCAAAATATATGTGACCTTCCAGAGTACTGCACCGGGGTGGACTATAGCTGCCTCGAAGATGTTTATCTGCAAGATGGAACCCCGTGCACTGAAGAGGGTTACTGCTTTCATGGGAATTGTACTGACCGCTCCCTGCACTGCAAAGAAATCTTTGGTGAAGATGCTGTGAATGCTGAGGAGCTCTGCTATAATGTGAACACCAAAGGCAACCGATTTGGACACTGCAGGAGAGAGATTAGCAGCCCCACTCACCAAGCTTGTAACCTCCAAGATGTCAAGTGTGGAAAACTGCAGTGTAGCAATGTGACTCGTCTTCCGCTGTTGCAGGATCATGTCTCATTTCATCACTCTTTGATCTCAGGTGTTCATTGTTTTGGATTGGATGAACACCGTTCGACAGAAACAACTGACATTGGACACGTGAGGCCTGGTACCCCCTGTGGTGCTGGCAAGTTCTGTACACCGGGCAGCTACTGCAATGGTACTTTAACTAAACTGAATTATGACTGTTACCCTCAGAAGTGCAGTTATAGGGGAATGTGCAACAATAAGGGAAACTGTCACTGCCATGTAGGCTGGGAGCCTCCTCTCTGTCTAAGGGAGGGTGTTGGGGGAAGCGAAAACAGTGGTCCTCCTCCGAGAAAGTTCAGGACAGTAACACTAAGTGACCAGCCAATCCTTTACTTGAGATTGATCTTCGGTCGTATTTATGCCTTCCTATTTGCACTCCTCTTTGGACTTGCCACAAATGTAAAAGCCATCCGAAAACCCCAAACCAATTAA